From Spiroplasma monobiae MQ-1, a single genomic window includes:
- a CDS encoding toprim domain-containing protein, with product MEKMIEELKKLDGISKKTAEKIIFDLIINKEKISSLEEIIKKIKETYSECEKCFFFKENNICSFCENKNRNEKIICVVSTKLDALKILDSNYNGMIHVLNGEINLNKNIGPEKLKMSELFVRINKGIELLLALNLTFEGEVTSNYIANKAKGISEKISRIARGIPLGGVIDYIDQETLNDAIINRKKM from the coding sequence ATGGAAAAAATGATTGAGGAATTAAAAAAACTTGATGGAATTAGTAAAAAAACTGCTGAAAAAATAATCTTTGACTTGATAATTAATAAAGAAAAAATTTCTTCATTGGAGGAAATAATAAAAAAAATAAAAGAAACTTATAGTGAATGTGAAAAGTGCTTCTTTTTTAAAGAAAATAACATATGTTCTTTCTGTGAAAACAAAAATAGAAATGAAAAAATAATTTGTGTTGTCTCAACAAAGCTGGATGCATTGAAAATATTAGATAGTAACTATAATGGTATGATTCATGTCCTTAATGGAGAAATAAATTTAAATAAAAATATAGGTCCTGAAAAATTAAAAATGAGTGAATTATTTGTTAGAATAAATAAAGGAATTGAATTATTGTTGGCTTTAAATTTGACTTTTGAAGGAGAGGTTACTTCAAATTACATTGCAAACAAAGCTAAAGGTATAAGTGAAAAAATTTCAAGGATTGCAAGGGGGATTCCCTTGGGAGGTGTTATTGATTATATAGATCAAGAGACACTTAATGATGCGATTATTAATAGAAAGAAAATGTAA
- the tmk gene encoding dTMP kinase, producing the protein MLFISLEGIDGSGKTTISKMIKDSLMQKGYNVLLTREPGGEPLAEELRRIILDEKTNINPWPETLLYVAARKQHLDSIILPALKEGTIVICDRFMDSTSAYQGYARNIGMADVAELQNIVLGSTKPDLTIFFDITPKESQIRLINRKRNADRMEQENQKFHEAVYEGYQILISENSDRIKVVDSRKPINEVLQQVDFLIDNALNERTKK; encoded by the coding sequence ATGTTATTTATTTCTTTAGAAGGTATAGATGGTTCAGGTAAAACAACTATCTCAAAAATGATTAAAGATAGTTTGATGCAAAAAGGTTACAATGTCTTATTGACAAGAGAACCTGGTGGAGAACCATTGGCGGAGGAGTTAAGAAGGATTATTCTTGATGAAAAAACTAATATAAATCCTTGGCCTGAGACACTATTGTATGTTGCAGCCAGAAAGCAACACTTAGACTCAATTATATTACCGGCTTTAAAAGAAGGAACAATCGTTATTTGCGATAGATTTATGGATTCCACTTCCGCTTATCAAGGTTATGCTAGAAATATTGGGATGGCTGACGTTGCAGAATTGCAAAATATAGTTCTTGGCTCAACAAAACCGGATTTAACTATTTTCTTTGATATCACACCCAAAGAATCTCAAATTAGATTAATAAACAGAAAAAGAAATGCCGATAGAATGGAACAAGAAAATCAAAAATTCCACGAAGCAGTATATGAAGGTTACCAAATATTAATATCTGAAAATTCAGATAGAATTAAAGTTGTTGATTCAAGAAAACCAATAAATGAAGTTTTACAGCAAGTGGATTTTCTAATTGATAATGCACTAAATGAGAGAACAAAAAAATAA
- a CDS encoding DNA polymerase III subunit delta' — MKKIEVFKTVNELIKENKFYHSIIISNENQNELNEISTEITRQIYCSSKSFENDSCDWCLKVIKGNNLNTFFIGDGSTKISKEEIKELIIRFSSTGLEENKNKVYIIANGENLSESASNSILKFLEEPPKNTYAIILTNDRNQILSTIKSRCKLFSIENDSEKLELDSQIINLVINKDKSGLLEYLIDFKKMDKNEIIRILKNTFNISLELNMKYLQEMLLDSINEIKNSNYINLILENLFIKIYEVI; from the coding sequence ATGAAAAAAATAGAAGTATTTAAGACTGTGAATGAATTGATAAAAGAAAACAAATTTTATCATTCAATAATAATTTCAAACGAAAATCAAAACGAATTAAATGAAATATCAACAGAAATAACTAGACAAATTTATTGCTCTAGTAAATCTTTTGAAAATGATAGTTGTGATTGGTGTTTAAAAGTTATTAAAGGAAACAACCTAAATACTTTTTTTATTGGAGATGGATCAACTAAAATTTCCAAAGAAGAAATAAAGGAATTAATAATAAGATTTTCATCAACTGGTCTTGAAGAAAATAAAAATAAAGTTTATATAATAGCTAATGGAGAAAACTTGAGTGAGTCAGCTTCAAATTCAATATTAAAGTTTTTAGAAGAACCACCAAAGAACACTTATGCAATAATATTAACTAATGACAGAAATCAAATTTTATCAACTATAAAATCTAGATGTAAATTATTCTCTATTGAGAATGATAGTGAAAAGTTAGAATTGGATTCTCAAATAATAAACTTAGTTATAAATAAAGATAAAAGTGGCCTTCTTGAATATTTAATAGATTTTAAGAAGATGGATAAAAATGAAATTATTAGAATTCTTAAAAACACTTTTAATATTTCTCTTGAGTTAAATATGAAATACCTGCAAGAGATGTTGTTGGATTCAATTAATGAAATAAAAAATTCAAACTATATTAACTTGATATTAGAAAATCTATTTATAAAAATATATGAGGTAATTTAA
- a CDS encoding tRNA1(Val) (adenine(37)-N6)-methyltransferase, translating into MKIVNAVLNYKNLKIIQDNNMFNFCIDSVLLARFWEPSKKFKNILDFGTNNAIIPLIISRYTNSKIAAVEIQSEACEIANENIKINNLENQIEIFNCDIKEFVKDKNNKFDLLFCNPPFFKVDQGANLNKRSELLTPARHEVLITLEEIIKSAKIALKNGGKFLMVHLSERFDEIIVILKQNNFAVKRIQFVYSKENQEAKRILIEAINDGNDGMKILKPIYIHNEDGSYKENILEMFGD; encoded by the coding sequence ATGAAAATAGTAAATGCTGTTTTAAATTATAAAAATCTAAAAATAATTCAAGACAACAACATGTTTAATTTTTGTATTGATTCAGTTTTATTGGCAAGATTTTGAGAACCTTCTAAGAAATTTAAAAATATTTTGGATTTTGGAACAAATAATGCAATAATTCCTTTAATAATTTCAAGATATACAAATTCTAAAATAGCAGCCGTAGAAATCCAAAGTGAAGCTTGTGAAATTGCAAACGAGAATATTAAAATAAATAATTTGGAAAATCAAATCGAAATTTTTAATTGTGATATTAAAGAATTTGTAAAAGATAAAAACAATAAATTTGATTTATTGTTTTGCAATCCACCGTTTTTTAAAGTTGATCAAGGTGCAAATTTAAACAAGAGAAGTGAATTATTAACACCCGCAAGACACGAAGTGTTAATTACCTTGGAGGAAATAATAAAGAGTGCAAAAATAGCATTAAAAAATGGTGGTAAGTTTTTGATGGTTCATCTAAGTGAGAGGTTTGATGAAATAATAGTTATTTTAAAACAAAATAACTTTGCTGTAAAAAGAATTCAATTTGTATATTCTAAAGAAAATCAAGAAGCAAAAAGAATATTGATAGAGGCAATAAATGATGGAAATGATGGAATGAAAATTTTAAAACCTATTTATATCCATAACGAAGATGGCAGTTATAAAGAAAATATTTTAGAAATGTTTGGTGATTAA
- the tilS gene encoding tRNA lysidine(34) synthetase TilS — MDKERKYIIGLSGGADSVFLFHKLIEEGYKNFVACHVNYNFRPDSNKDLDLVRRLCEQYKIKLIVKNLKQDYSNLAQNFESWAREVRYDFFCENLLIEKAEGILIAHNLNDNIETYIMQTKNNKTVKFYGINAIGEYKGNKILRPIIDLKKSFIVNSLNERSIPYIIDITNFDEKYERNKIRKKLKEEDFHKYLSLIEESNKKIDSYNLKIQKIDFSKDLNIDFLNEDNIWNEKLIFKFLEFNGMGNEIYKSKKSLIKEIVKQTRSNKSLVEIIKGNFLIMKDYKKLRVLKNSDFKTYEYLNNKEDMFQKILNENKIIETEGLIITNDWKKYQSLLEYDNKKLSKVYKDNKTSYFERYKNILIFNKTKKIVLNKITI; from the coding sequence TTGGATAAAGAACGAAAATATATTATAGGTTTATCTGGTGGAGCTGACAGTGTATTTCTTTTTCACAAACTTATTGAAGAAGGTTATAAAAATTTTGTAGCTTGTCATGTTAATTACAATTTTAGACCAGATTCAAATAAAGATTTAGATTTAGTAAGAAGACTTTGCGAACAATACAAAATTAAACTAATAGTTAAAAACTTAAAGCAAGATTATTCTAATCTTGCTCAAAATTTTGAATCTTGAGCAAGAGAAGTAAGGTATGATTTTTTTTGTGAAAATCTACTAATAGAAAAAGCTGAAGGAATTCTTATTGCACATAATTTGAATGACAACATAGAAACATATATAATGCAAACTAAAAATAATAAAACAGTAAAATTTTATGGAATAAATGCAATTGGCGAATACAAAGGTAATAAAATTTTAAGACCAATTATTGATTTAAAAAAATCATTTATTGTCAACTCTTTAAATGAAAGGTCTATACCTTATATAATAGACATTACAAATTTTGATGAAAAATATGAAAGAAATAAAATAAGAAAAAAACTAAAAGAAGAAGATTTCCATAAATATTTATCTTTAATTGAGGAAAGTAACAAAAAAATTGACTCATATAATTTGAAAATACAGAAAATTGATTTTTCAAAAGATTTAAATATTGATTTTTTAAATGAAGATAATATTTGAAATGAAAAGTTAATATTTAAATTTCTGGAATTTAACGGAATGGGAAATGAAATTTATAAATCAAAAAAATCACTAATAAAAGAGATTGTTAAACAAACAAGATCTAATAAAAGTCTTGTAGAAATTATCAAAGGAAACTTCTTGATAATGAAAGATTATAAAAAACTTAGAGTTTTAAAAAATAGTGATTTTAAGACTTATGAATATTTAAATAATAAAGAAGATATGTTTCAAAAAATTTTGAATGAAAACAAAATAATAGAAACCGAAGGGCTAATTATAACTAATGACTGAAAAAAGTATCAGTCACTATTAGAATACGACAACAAGAAGTTATCAAAAGTATATAAAGACAATAAAACTAGTTATTTTGAAAGATACAAAAATATTTTGATTTTTAACAAAACAAAGAAAATAGTTTTAAATAAAATAACTATATAA
- the ftsH gene encoding ATP-dependent zinc metalloprotease FtsH gives MKKKKSIWLWVLFIVMIIVIGLVIWQFIAGTADKLTLDEFNKIFTQGGSVATERTSEKIYNGVHVISGVYTTADGVTRKFVLTLNNANYDKALAEDPGFAEFVSKITLIADANSPFMSLIIGLLPMVILIGFYIWMFSSMSKGGMGGGMFGPGKSTRPREIKSDVKFSDVAGINEEKTELVELVDYLKNPNKYAQMGARVPKGVLMEGPPGTGKTLLAKAVAGEAGVAFFSMAGSEFEEMFVGLGASRVRDLFSDAKKAAPCIIFIDEIDAVGRKRSGGMGSSTNEQTLNQLLVEMDGFGSNSGVIVMAATNRVDVLDNALLRPGRFDRTIQISLPDIREREDILKLHSRNKSVSPEIDWKRIAERTPGFSGAQLENVLNEAAILVVRDKRKMITLTDIDEAIDRVVGGPAKKSRAMTLQDKQIVSYHEAGHALMGLKLESASKVQKVTIIPRGNAGGYTIMTPKDESNFSSKEDLFASIAGYLGGRAAEEIMFGKNKITTGAHDDLDKATNIARRMVTQFGMSSLGLTKYLTMQEESYGQTKGVYSDEVAYKIDTEINVILEQCYKTAVEVINKHKDVLELIAESLRVLETITAEQIDYIDKNNQLPKEVVEEKNRRAVEDKKKESGEILEFEPDEEDK, from the coding sequence ATGAAAAAGAAAAAATCTATATGGTTATGGGTTTTATTCATAGTAATGATAATTGTTATAGGACTTGTTATTTGACAATTTATAGCAGGAACTGCCGACAAACTTACTCTTGATGAGTTTAATAAAATTTTTACTCAAGGTGGAAGTGTGGCAACAGAAAGAACTTCAGAGAAAATTTATAATGGAGTTCACGTTATATCTGGTGTTTATACAACTGCTGATGGTGTAACAAGGAAGTTTGTTTTAACATTAAATAATGCAAATTATGATAAAGCTCTTGCTGAAGACCCTGGTTTTGCAGAATTTGTAAGTAAAATAACTTTAATCGCGGATGCAAATTCACCATTTATGAGCCTAATAATCGGTTTATTACCAATGGTGATATTAATTGGTTTCTATATTTGAATGTTTTCATCTATGTCTAAAGGTGGAATGGGTGGAGGAATGTTCGGCCCAGGTAAATCAACAAGACCTAGAGAAATCAAATCTGATGTTAAATTTTCAGATGTAGCAGGAATAAATGAAGAAAAAACAGAACTAGTTGAACTAGTTGACTACTTAAAAAATCCAAATAAATACGCACAAATGGGTGCTAGAGTACCGAAGGGTGTTCTTATGGAGGGTCCTCCTGGTACGGGTAAGACTTTACTTGCAAAAGCAGTTGCTGGAGAGGCTGGAGTAGCATTCTTCTCAATGGCTGGTTCAGAGTTTGAAGAAATGTTTGTTGGGCTTGGGGCAAGTAGGGTTAGAGATCTATTTAGTGATGCTAAAAAAGCAGCCCCATGTATTATCTTTATTGATGAAATAGATGCTGTTGGTAGAAAACGTAGTGGTGGAATGGGTTCATCAACAAATGAACAGACATTAAACCAATTACTTGTTGAAATGGATGGGTTTGGTTCAAACTCTGGAGTAATAGTTATGGCCGCAACCAACAGGGTTGATGTTCTAGATAACGCTTTATTGAGACCTGGAAGATTTGATAGAACAATTCAAATTTCTCTTCCAGATATTCGCGAAAGAGAAGATATCTTAAAATTACACTCAAGAAATAAATCTGTTTCTCCTGAAATAGATTGAAAACGTATTGCAGAAAGAACTCCTGGTTTCTCAGGAGCTCAATTAGAAAACGTTCTTAACGAAGCTGCAATTCTTGTTGTTAGAGATAAAAGAAAAATGATTACTTTAACAGACATTGACGAAGCTATTGATAGAGTTGTTGGTGGACCTGCTAAAAAATCAAGAGCAATGACACTTCAAGACAAACAAATTGTTTCATACCATGAAGCTGGTCATGCTTTGATGGGATTAAAATTAGAATCTGCATCAAAAGTTCAAAAAGTTACAATTATCCCAAGGGGTAATGCTGGTGGATATACAATTATGACTCCTAAAGATGAATCAAACTTTTCATCAAAAGAAGATCTGTTTGCATCAATTGCCGGTTACTTGGGTGGTAGAGCAGCAGAAGAAATTATGTTTGGTAAAAACAAAATTACAACCGGAGCTCATGATGACTTGGATAAAGCAACAAATATTGCGAGAAGAATGGTTACGCAATTTGGTATGTCTTCATTGGGACTTACAAAATACTTAACCATGCAAGAAGAATCATATGGACAAACAAAAGGGGTTTATTCAGATGAAGTCGCTTATAAAATTGATACTGAAATTAATGTAATTTTAGAACAATGTTACAAAACTGCAGTTGAAGTTATTAACAAGCACAAAGATGTTTTGGAATTAATAGCTGAATCATTAAGAGTTTTAGAAACAATTACAGCTGAGCAAATTGATTATATTGATAAAAATAATCAATTACCAAAAGAAGTGGTTGAAGAAAAAAACAGAAGAGCAGTTGAAGATAAGAAAAAAGAATCTGGAGAAATATTGGAATTTGAACCAGACGAAGAAGATAAATAA
- a CDS encoding Hsp33 family molecular chaperone HslO, translated as MDMEIRALSEKNNVKISIVDISEGFNEIVKLQGTNPLTSVALGRTVINNALLSLSLKDGSKMTTNLNGMGLGGSIIAEFQDKKFRGYIQVPNFEVDKIEEGNGSPLSQVVGTQGFLQISRDNGGTEPYTSRVDLVSGEINLDFMYYLQQSDQIHSLISSTVEINEDGTIKKACGIIIQLLPGFSDEDIDFIEEKVGSLEHLVKTLISTTNYESLIKDICEDAKVLSVGELKFECTCNMEKVIDSVKMLGQEDIKKIISEGEVVEVVCDFCKKQYNVKPEELAK; from the coding sequence ATGGATATGGAAATTAGAGCTTTAAGTGAAAAGAATAATGTAAAAATTTCAATTGTTGATATATCAGAGGGATTTAATGAAATTGTAAAATTACAAGGAACTAATCCGTTAACCTCAGTGGCTTTAGGAAGAACTGTTATTAATAATGCTCTATTAAGTTTATCTTTAAAAGATGGAAGTAAAATGACAACAAATTTAAATGGAATGGGTCTTGGTGGATCTATAATAGCTGAATTTCAAGATAAAAAATTTAGAGGATATATTCAAGTTCCTAATTTTGAAGTGGATAAAATTGAAGAAGGAAATGGAAGCCCCTTATCTCAAGTGGTGGGAACACAAGGTTTCTTACAAATTTCAAGAGATAATGGCGGAACTGAACCATATACTTCAAGAGTTGATTTGGTTTCTGGAGAAATAAATTTAGATTTCATGTATTACTTACAACAAAGTGATCAAATTCATTCTTTAATAAGTTCAACTGTAGAAATAAATGAAGATGGTACAATTAAAAAAGCTTGCGGGATAATAATTCAATTATTACCTGGATTTAGCGATGAAGATATAGATTTTATAGAGGAAAAAGTTGGCTCTTTAGAACATTTGGTAAAAACTTTAATTAGCACAACTAATTATGAATCTTTAATTAAAGATATCTGTGAAGATGCTAAAGTTCTAAGTGTCGGAGAATTAAAATTTGAATGTACTTGTAATATGGAAAAAGTTATTGATTCAGTTAAAATGTTAGGTCAAGAAGACATTAAGAAAATTATTTCAGAAGGAGAAGTTGTGGAAGTTGTTTGTGACTTTTGTAAAAAACAATATAATGTTAAACCTGAAGAACTTGCTAAATAA